The genome window GTGTAGCCGACTTGACATTTGAGATTTTATTAAAATACCAACCAGTTGCTGATGATTTTCGACTGATACGTTCTGCGATTGAGATCTCTTATGGCTTTTCAAGATTTGGAAGATACGCATATGACATAGCTCTTGTAAGAGATGTATTTGGCGACATATCAGAATGCGATAAAAACTGGCTAATCGAGGCTTCAGAAAAAGTAAAAACGATGATCAAGGATGCAGTTATGTATTTTGCAGAACTTGATATCAGAAAGGCAGCTACAATGCAAGAAAATGAAAATTTCATTGATACACTGTATAAGGAACGGCTGCCCATGCTTGTTAATTCAAAAAACACCAAGTGTGCCTTGGCAGAAGCATTGGTATTGAGATATCTTGAAAGAATAGCAGATCATGCCATGTTTATGAGTGATGCAATAAACTATATCGTTACAGGCAAGCACAAGATTCCAAAGCAAGGCTTGATGTAATCGTAGAAAAATTCCTATTCTGCATTATGATTTAGATTATACAGAATCTATTTGAGGTATTTTTTTATTGCAAAAATGCTGTACAACACATCAAGTTGCCTCATCATAAAGATCAAACTTGTTTCATTCTAGACTTAATTTGATCAATGTATTTTGTTAAAAATTTAGCAAACAGATCCATTTTTGGTTGTGATAAGGCCATGGAACCTGAAAGTCTATCGAGTGCTAGTTTTACTGTAAGTTGTTCCTGTAAGATTTCTTGTAATTCTGTTTGATTTTTGTTTTCAAGATTTTTTGTTAGTGTTGAAAATTCATTTTCAAGCTTTGTCATTATTTCAGGCCCTAAGGGCGGTACTTCGCCAATTATTTCTTTAAAGGTAAAATTTTCAAAGACTTTCATGTTCAAGTTGACCATGGAAATTTTCCATGAATCATATCAATAAATAATTATTCTAAAATTTCAACTAAGGAAGAGAGCGGGTCAGTGGGAACCATACCCATTTTGGGCTTATTTTAGACCCGGTTTGTGCGTAATTGGCTAATTTTGGATTCTGAGTGCTACAGATTCATTTTTTCTATCAACAGATAGAACTAGCCAACCAACGACTTCGATTATGAAGTTATGAATGGTTTGATTTGAACAAACATAGGATCATAAGAAGAAAGGGATCATAATGTTCATGCAAAATGCCATTACTGCTATCGTAGTAGATGACGATGAGGATATCGTAGCAGTTTTTTGTGAATACCTGGAAACGATTGGCGTTAAAGTCGTTGGAAAAGGGCATAACGGCAAGAAAGCAGTAGAAATGTACCAACAAAAAGAGCCAGATGTTGTTTTTTTGGATCTGATGATGCCAGAATATGACGGATTTTACGCACTAGAAAACATCAGAAAAACAAATCCTCACTCAAGAATTGTCCTAGTAACGGCACACATGACAGAGAGAGATGTAACAAAAATGAATGGCTTTAATCCAACCAAGATTTTCTTCAAGCCTTTTGATCTTGACCAGGTGAAAAAACTAGTTGACGAGTTAAAGGAACGAACAACAATTGTAAAACCAGACAAATATCATAATGCACTCATCAGTTTTGTCATATATGACACCCTAAAGAAAATAAGCGAATCGGCATTAAACGAAGTCGGCAACAGATTACATGCAAAGCATAACTGCTATTTTTCTGACTGCCTTGAGCATCCAGAATACCTGCGCGACACCCTAAGGGAGATCTTTGGAAACGGCTGCCAGCCGATAATAGATACGATAAATAAAGAATTAGCGGAGGTTGCACAACAAAAACAAATCTCAAATTTCCTTGTGGTTTTAAATGACTAGCCTGCACGCCAGAACTAATGAACTACTAGTGCTTGCACTTTCTACCGTTTTTTTGGCCCTGATGATTTCAAATTATTTTGGACAACAGGCAGCAAGCATCACATACAACGTACTAAACATGGCAATTATTGGACCTCTTGTATTTTTCTCCATAATTCAGATCCTTAGGAACAAGTATTCCAGTCAGTTGGGAAAAGCATGGGTCTGCTTTTCATCATTTGTCATATTGTGGTTTGTTGCCGAAATCATATGGCTAGTCGATGAACTGGTTTATCATGTCAAGCCATGGCCATCGGAGGCAGATTATTTTTGGTTTGCTGGATATCCAATGTATTTTATGTTCAGTCTGTACTATCTTAAACCATTTAGGACTCTCGTTTCCAAGAGGATTATTTTCCTTGCATCCGCTACGACGGTGACCGTGCTAGTTTTTTCCATGTCAGTAGCAGAATTAGAGAATGTTGATTTTTCAAAACCAGAAGCAATAATTGGCGTGGTGTATCCAATAGCAGATGCCGTCGCGTTTTTTCCAATAATAGTAAGCTTGAACTTTTTCTTCAGAGGCCAGGTAAGCTTTCTTTGGCTGTTGCTAATGATAGGAATGTTGTGCTTTGTCGTATCCGATCTTGGATTTCTTGTTTTCACGCTGGATGATTCTTATTATTCAGGCCATCCGATCGATACGATTTATCTTTGGGCGTACACTTTTCTCTTGTTTGGATCGTATAACCAGCTGCATATATTCAAAAAACGAAACTCGGAAAACCGATTCAACATGCAGGAACGCCTTCGATAATCAAACAAAATCACGTCCGTCTGATTTTTCCATATTTTTATTCGCATCATCATTAATGTAGTGAATCCAAGAATGACTGGCATGGATCTTCGGTTTCCTGAATTTTCTCCAAGCTTAACATGACATCATCGTCGATGATTATGGGTCTATTTTAAGACCATGATAGGTAGCGGGTCTAGTGGGATTCGGACCCACGACAGCAGGATTAAGAGTCCTGCGCTCTACCTGGCTGAGCCATAGACCCACAGAGCAAAAAACAATAAAGTCGTTATTTAAAGTAGGCTGAAAAATTTAGTTTGAAGGCTTTGCTTCGATTTCGCTGTATTTCTCCAAAATCGCAGTCAGTACGGTAGAGACTGGAACGTTGTTCATTTTCTTTTTCTCCTCGAGCAGTTTTTGGTATGCATCTAGTGTGATGTATACTGGAATGGAGCCGTTTCCTTCGAGCAATCCCTTTACCTTGTACAGTGCGCTTTCCATTCCCCTTTCTGCTGCCTTTGCAAACTT of Candidatus Nitrosotenuis sp. DW1 contains these proteins:
- a CDS encoding phosphate signaling complex PhoU family protein: MTRLIDPSLKELSLLMSEMGDLSIQGIMLAIDSYIYGKNSAKQVHDISDEITKKYYRVADLTFEILLKYQPVADDFRLIRSAIEISYGFSRFGRYAYDIALVRDVFGDISECDKNWLIEASEKVKTMIKDAVMYFAELDIRKAATMQENENFIDTLYKERLPMLVNSKNTKCALAEALVLRYLERIADHAMFMSDAINYIVTGKHKIPKQGLM
- a CDS encoding response regulator, which produces MQNAITAIVVDDDEDIVAVFCEYLETIGVKVVGKGHNGKKAVEMYQQKEPDVVFLDLMMPEYDGFYALENIRKTNPHSRIVLVTAHMTERDVTKMNGFNPTKIFFKPFDLDQVKKLVDELKERTTIVKPDKYHNALISFVIYDTLKKISESALNEVGNRLHAKHNCYFSDCLEHPEYLRDTLREIFGNGCQPIIDTINKELAEVAQQKQISNFLVVLND